Proteins from a genomic interval of Mycobacterium conspicuum:
- a CDS encoding DUF4185 domain-containing protein, giving the protein MSAVSRLAAAAVAAAVVFVTPIVVLCPASADPCAQTLPSPGPAGAVPPKIFVPRAPGPVEHIPSGRKPAGAQDQAPPPEVGPLPPDASLASPPTSAPWENQAEVIPGPTPPGTPDQAAPNRNGPNPAAHAEVPAPAAPAPAPAAAVAVPSTSFVGWINGPVSPNDTFNRFAISGADLGIMWDNGDPNNDQTLLAFGDTFGDCGVPGQQWRSNTLLRSSDRTLTDGLYVPDPVPDTVAGANYGGSPVTQNPAIPGKYNFSRQIIASLGIAPTEVTIIPTAGISVGSRQYINFMSIRRWGNPGQWTTNFSALAVSDDNGQTWSAKRATVRWPWWGNQKFQQGAFVRPGDGYLYSFGTPSGRGGPAYVARVREGSELDLTKYQYWGKQWWNFFGSDSWVTNKPFAARVVIPAPVSEMSVQYNTYLNKFVAMYCNGSNNVVMRTAPAAQGPWSSPRTLVTSKQLPGGIYAPFMHPWTTGKDLYFSLSLWSAYSVMLMHTVLP; this is encoded by the coding sequence ATGTCGGCAGTTTCCCGGCTGGCCGCGGCGGCGGTTGCGGCCGCGGTGGTTTTCGTCACCCCGATCGTCGTGCTTTGTCCGGCAAGCGCCGACCCGTGTGCCCAGACGCTGCCCAGTCCGGGACCCGCTGGCGCGGTCCCACCGAAGATTTTTGTGCCGCGCGCTCCGGGGCCGGTGGAACACATACCAAGCGGGCGTAAGCCGGCCGGTGCGCAGGACCAGGCGCCCCCGCCCGAGGTGGGCCCGCTCCCGCCGGATGCCTCGCTCGCCAGTCCGCCGACGTCCGCGCCGTGGGAGAACCAGGCCGAGGTGATACCGGGCCCCACTCCTCCGGGCACGCCCGATCAGGCCGCGCCGAACCGGAATGGCCCGAATCCGGCCGCGCACGCCGAAGTTCCGGCGCCGGCGGCGCCGGCGCCGGCGCCTGCCGCCGCCGTCGCGGTCCCGTCCACCTCATTCGTCGGTTGGATAAACGGACCGGTCAGCCCCAATGACACCTTCAATCGTTTCGCGATCTCCGGCGCCGATCTCGGAATCATGTGGGACAACGGCGATCCCAACAACGACCAAACGCTCCTGGCCTTCGGCGACACGTTCGGCGACTGCGGCGTCCCCGGTCAGCAATGGCGATCCAACACCTTGTTGCGCAGCAGCGACCGAACACTGACCGATGGCCTTTATGTGCCGGATCCCGTCCCGGACACCGTGGCCGGCGCGAACTACGGGGGCTCTCCGGTCACCCAAAACCCAGCCATCCCAGGCAAATACAACTTTTCAAGGCAGATCATTGCCAGTCTCGGGATCGCTCCGACCGAGGTGACGATCATCCCTACCGCCGGCATCTCGGTCGGGAGCCGGCAATACATCAACTTCATGTCCATCAGGCGGTGGGGAAATCCGGGCCAGTGGACGACCAACTTTTCGGCGCTGGCGGTTTCCGACGACAACGGGCAGACGTGGAGCGCCAAACGTGCGACCGTCCGTTGGCCGTGGTGGGGAAACCAGAAGTTTCAGCAGGGCGCCTTCGTTAGGCCGGGCGATGGCTACCTCTATTCGTTCGGCACCCCGTCCGGGCGGGGCGGGCCGGCGTACGTCGCGCGTGTCCGAGAGGGCTCGGAGCTAGACCTGACGAAATACCAATATTGGGGCAAGCAATGGTGGAACTTCTTCGGGTCCGATTCGTGGGTTACGAACAAGCCGTTCGCGGCACGGGTGGTGATTCCGGCGCCGGTGAGCGAAATGTCGGTCCAATACAACACGTATCTCAACAAGTTCGTGGCGATGTACTGCAACGGCTCCAACAACGTTGTCATGCGGACGGCGCCGGCTGCACAGGGGCCGTGGAGCTCGCCCCGGACGCTGGTGACGTCGAAACAACTTCCCGGCGGCATCTACGCCCCGTTCATGCATCCGTGGACGACCGGCAAGGACCTCTATTTCAGCCTCTCGCTCTGGTCGGCCTACAGTGTGATGCTCATGCATACGGTGCTGCCGTAG
- a CDS encoding thioesterase II family protein, producing MLNPGAGDTVRLFCFHHAGGGRLAFNSWGKALGPTVEVIPVEVANRERFGKLRELIDVLDAQLGSALDQPHVFFGHSFGALVAYRLACVRAEHGSPLPRAVFLSAYAPPHLPPPLHVVDLLDDQQLATLLSDLGGLPAGLTRWPTLRERAVTAARHDLRLCMTDEEQGAAELSCPIHVFGGSEDPLVSESDLHEWRSRTTTDFSVQILRGGHFYIRDRQPLFSTLRPLLSTIAAA from the coding sequence TTGCTTAACCCTGGGGCGGGTGACACGGTGCGGCTGTTCTGCTTTCATCACGCCGGGGGCGGCCGACTGGCCTTCAACTCCTGGGGCAAGGCGCTGGGCCCGACGGTCGAGGTGATCCCGGTCGAGGTCGCCAACCGCGAGCGCTTCGGCAAGCTGCGCGAGCTCATCGACGTGCTGGACGCCCAGCTGGGATCCGCCCTCGATCAACCACATGTGTTCTTCGGCCACAGTTTCGGCGCCCTGGTGGCATACCGGTTGGCGTGCGTGCGCGCGGAGCACGGGTCCCCGCTGCCGCGCGCGGTGTTCCTATCCGCCTACGCCCCACCGCATCTCCCACCGCCCCTGCATGTGGTGGATCTGCTCGACGACCAACAACTCGCGACGCTGCTGTCCGATCTCGGCGGCCTGCCTGCGGGACTTACCCGCTGGCCCACCCTGCGCGAGCGTGCCGTGACCGCCGCTCGACACGACTTGCGGCTATGCATGACAGACGAGGAACAGGGCGCGGCGGAACTGTCCTGCCCGATCCACGTCTTTGGCGGCAGCGAAGACCCCCTGGTGAGTGAATCCGACTTGCACGAGTGGCGTTCGCGGACAACGACAGACTTCTCCGTCCAAATCCTTCGCGGCGGCCACTTCTATATCCGGGACCGGCAGCCGCTGTTCAGCACACTTCGGCCGCTGCTATCGACGATCGCGGCGGCCTAG